The DNA region ATGTTTCaatcaatgttttttttttctttactaaatcatccatgagaaagtttgggttaaataactcatcgtccaatcacattaaaaataagtgaattaaatttttatattttcttaatttatttataggaAATTCTATTAGTACATTGAGTTATGAGTTAGTAACCCACATGTGTcacttagataaaaaaaaaattggtacaATCAATCAATGTTTAAAATTTTTCAATgtgtattatttaaaaaaataaaataatgtatttataataattttgatACTGTACTGTGTTCTAGATCAAATTAAATGGTCAATACTTAATCATGATTAACAGATTATTTTATTAGTGACAAATCAATGTTGCCATGTGCGTGCCGGATTCACCTCCCAAACttatgttttctttaatttaatttggtGATTTAGCAGTAAACTTTAACTAATTAATGAGGATTACTGCTCCTTCAATTCCAAAACTAGTTGtagttttagcttttttttttttttattttgttccaaaaccattgtttttttacatatccaaagcactttatctcattttcttccattcatgccCCATTTAATATTACTTCTTAAGTATTACCTCTTActtcatataactcatattaaataagagtgttttagtcaaattataatattaataatgaactcttaaactttgtgcataacccttaaactacaatagttttggaacggagggagtattaattaGGAAAAGCAAGAATAGCATATATTTACCTAAAACCAATCAGGATTAGACAAATTGTATATGGTAAGAATTGGTTTATCAAAAGGTGAGTAGAAAAGTTATCAATTATCAATTATCATGGTGTGTTCAATTCGTTTTCATACCACTCAATATTTCTCATAAttaatatatgtatatgtataccTCTGAGACCATGTCATTAAGAGCTAAAGCCAGAAGCCCCCAAATATAACAACATTCTTTGCTATATCGCTCTTCACTTTTTCTTCCCAAAAACGTTAGAACCATACAACCTCCTTCAACGAGCTCTTCTGCACGAAACTTTAGAAATAATGAGAAATCTTTTTGAAACTGTTCGTAGTAAGCCTTGAGGACGCTTGAGGGGCTTGTGCAAGCCATGTAAATGTTGCCCTTATTATTCTCTACACCTCGAGGAACCTAATCAATCACCAATTAACAATTGTTTCAATCTTAAATGTGTAATAATTGTACCACTCCTAACAACAGCAAcaactatttcaaaaaaaaaaaaataataataagacAAAAAATTATGATCTGTAaaagaaataataatttatcATCCTAAGACTAAGAGtgagaaaatttaaaataattcacAATTTGCAAGTAAGGTAAAAATAACACTTATATAtcgttctttaaaaaaaaaaacacttatttATCGTTGGAACATAGTATCTATCAACAATGATACTACAATCTGAGTATCTGACTATCTGAGTTTAGCTTTTAACATGTATCGTTTCGACTTCCAATGTAAAatacaaatctttttttttttgatagtaAAATCTTATCACACATACAAGCCAAACTAGTGGTGCATTGACTTATGGGATACATATTGGCTTCATTCCATGTTGCATAATTATATACAAATTATATAAGACTGTATGAATCTGAGCTTAGAAACATATTAATTGGTGCTTGTTTACTATAAAATGTGGCATTGACTACTTATACGTACCCGAGATAGCCATTGAAGGCTGTAAGAGGAATGGACAAAATGCAAAGTTTTGGTCGGAAAGATCCTGCCATAAAAGGAACCTGGAACTCCAGTGAAAAAGCATGGACCAATCTCAGCTCCTAATTCATCACTTAGCTTCTCTTTGTAGCTATCAAGGGACTTAAAGATGTTGTTGAAGTCATTCACGGGAAGATCATTCATGAAGAACTGGTATTCAGGAGATTTATGCTTCATTTTCCGGCAAAGATTCTCCACCGTTTTGACAAGTTCAGATAGCACCATCAAAGTGTTTGGTCCAGAAGAGCAACCCAAGTCTGCAATTGATAAGATTCTTGGGGCTTTCTTAAGGTAGAGGCTGGTTAGGGCTTCCTCTCTCATTGCCTTTGTCAATGAAATCGCCTTTTGCTGCATACCATTCATTCAGATTTCAGCAATTCAGCTTTGTGTaccaaaaattaagaaaaatttggtttacgagttaaaaaaatattctttgcAAATAAATTTTAGTACATAAAAATCATACTATAAATAACTTATATTTAGTGTAATTAGTTGTAAAAACATGAGTTATGTGCGTGGTCCACCGTAGTATTGTCCGAATAAAAATGAAATGGTTTTACTAGTTATATAAACTTTTTGATGATTTTACCTGTTACATATACATGATATATTAATAATGAAATTATTTGAACCTGAGGTAAGGAGTTTTTTGCATAGCTTGTGTCTCCAGAGCCTCCATTCATGTGCAGTACTTGTGCCACATCCATTCttgtttctcttttctctactTCAAACTTGATTTCTATGTTTATGCTTTGATCGATCAGATTAACAACTATCACTCctctatatatagatagatggaTGCGTTGATTGGTCTTTTCcttcaaaaaaaatgtttaccttgtttttttttaatgatcaCGTGCgtgaattaaaataattactGAACAAAGTACAAGTTTCATAATATTATAAAGATCTGAATCAACCGGCACACACCCTTGCTAAAAAACTGTTGGTTCCCTGATTAATTAGATCCCAAATGATAGTCCTACACAGTCATTAACTTACCACATGTtacgtttcaaaaaaaaaaacttaccacATATATGTTTAACGTTTTCTTCTTAATAAGGGGTAATTTTTTGGTATTGTCTCACATGAGACAGTTTTAAAACAGTCTCAAATCAACAAATAAAGacatgacacgtgttatttctacttatttattttttatttttaatagtcaCAAGATATTCAATCTTTGAACCCTAATATTttactaaactaaattttagtcCCAACTAATTTACattattatacttttttcccaagatgtaataaattattatttcgACCGTGAAAAAAACGTATTTTCATCAtgaacatcatcttcttcctcaatccGCCGATGTACGCCCCGCAGAGTGCCGCTCGCCGGAGACGGTTGACGCTCGTCGTTCGCCGAAGATCACTGCTCGCCGCATCCAAGACCTAATAATGACGGCGGCAACAAGTCGAGCGACGCGTATGGCGAGAGAATTTGTAGGCGAAAGGCTAGCGTCACCGGCTGCGGTCTGCGGCAAGCGGCGATGGCAAGAGGTGGCGGCAAAAGATTTTAAGGAtgaagtttctttttttttttaacgtggttgaattgatttttatggttattaagtttttttttatgaactaACGGTTACAAAGTCAAGATGTGTGATAATTTTTGAAATACAACATAAAATATTGATTGCTGaagatttaaaatataatttgataAATGTAATGGGTTAAATCATAATTTATGATATCTTGAGAAGAAAGTATAATAATGTAGATTAGTTGGAactaaaatttagtttagtaaaatgttggtgttaaaagattgaatatctagttactactaaaaataaaaaataaaaaatagaattaacaCGTGTCATGCCTTCATTGGTTGCATTTGAGACTGTTTTGAAACTGTCTCAAATGAGACAATAGCCAAAGAGGTCACCCTTAAAAAGTGGGTTTTGAAGGAGTAATGACACAAGTAATTATCTTGAATTTTCTTTTCGGTTACACATATTCAAATGACTATTACGTTATGTTTAAAACTGGTTTCTTATGGTCAAGGTTCCAACATATATTCAATAGGTTTTATTTCTATGTTAATTCTAACGGTTTTTTCCCCCTACGCTAACGCTTGGTTTCTTTAATTTGTGATTTCAACGTACACTATCTTATGACTATTAAAATGGTTTTATTACCTTTAAATTGGAAAAGTTTACGTTGGGGGCTGGCTTCAGCTTTTTCATGTGGCCGTATGTTATATATAAGTGTGTCACCTTGTTTTGTACAGATATATATATCAAGGCCGTCTATAGATAATTTGGGGCCTAAGGTAAAAATAttaaagttattttattttgacaagaactagtacttttacccgtgcgctgcacggcgaaAAAGATTATGAACTTTGTacatgaacaaattaaaaagaCAACAATCCATTGAAATCCAAATATGAATACGAATTTCATTAAACTTACGAATAATTTGAACTCAAATTGAATATCTTTTGAATAGAATCTCTTCTAAATTCAATAAAGGCACAAAAAATACATAGATATCACTATTAGTTAATTCATCTTGGACTGCCATCTCTTCCTTTCTATAATTGAACTTGAAGGGACCTGCAAAAGTAGGAGAATGAGTTATTAatgattttctatttttcttattCAACGTCTTTTAAAGACTTTATTTATAACCTTCAAGCATAATGAAAACATTTGATAATAATTCATAATGTTCAAGGGTAAATAGTTTATAACTAACCAATCATATGTTTTGGAATACTTCTTCATAGACCACATTTCGAGTGCTATTTGAAACTACTCCTTTGTCATCAACAATGAAAATCTTCAACCCTTTTCTGGATTTAACTCTTGATACTGCTACATATAATTGACCATGCGTGAACACCGGCCGTGGAAGATATAATCCAACATGCGACAAAGATTGTCCTTGACTCTTATTGATAGTCATGGCAAAACAAACAGTTATTGGGAATTGTCGTCGTTGGAATTTAAAAGGGAGGCCAGTGTCGGAAGGAGTCAAGCTCATTCTAGGAATATAAACAGGTTTTCCTGATTTTAGTCCTGATAGTGCGGTAGCTACAATAATATAAGGTGTCAAATCTGTAACCATCAATCTAGTGCCATTACACAACCCAGAAGCCTGATCTAGATTACGCATGAGCATAATAGGGACCCCAACTTTGAGTATTATTCGATGGTTCGGAATACCAGAGCATTTAACATCATTCAAAAATTCAGAAGTGAACCATTCTGGATCTATatctgaatcttcatctgatCTACATGGAGTATCATAACTCAAATATTCAGTCTCCTCTCCAGGAATCATAGATAGCATATAGTTGTTGACCTCTTCTACACTTTCTAGAGTAGGTGCAAGTAGTGCTCTTTGTTGAAAATATTTAGAGTTTTCCAAATTAGCCACAATATTGGGGTATGCAAAGTTAACCAATTCAAGTAAAGGATTATCACAATCTTTGACCAAGAGATCAGGGGGAATCTCAATAAttgaatcatcatcatcaattgtTTTCACTGTTCCATCCCTTACTTGAAGAATCCAATCTGCAAATTCCTTGATTTCACTTGCAGAAGATGAAGATGCAGCTTGTTGTAACCTCATGTTGATTGTTAGCTTCAATACTTTGCAATGCTCCCATAGGTAAGATGAATTAACCGCAGATGAAACAATATCAAATCTACTACCTTTCGAGATTACCGGAAGAATTTGCCGGAAGTCTCCCCCTAAAACTACAACTTTCCCTCCAAATGATTTTGGATGGCCAAAAGTTGCTTAAGTTTTCATAATGTCATTTAAAGTTCTGTCTAGAGCTTCAAAACAGTGCTTGTTCATcattggagcttcatcccaaATTATAAGGCTTGTTTTTTGAAGTAATTCAACTTTTTGAGAACCTTGCCGAACATTACAGGTTGATAATTCATTGATTGAAATAGGGATAGAAAACCTTGAGTGAGTTGTTCTTCCTCCAGGCAATAATAATGAAGCAATCCCGCTAGAAGCAACATTTAGGACAATTTTCCCTTTAGATCGCATGGCAGCAGAAAGTGTATTCCAGACAAACGTTTTCCCAGATCCCCCAAAtccatataagaaaaaaaaaacctccatTGTTTGACTCCACAGCATTCAAAATCTGTGAAGAAAGGAAATAAATTTGAAAATCTCAATAGAgcgaaaaataaaaaacatacagACTTAGAATCACTTTTATAGATAGGCTAAAATGTACCTTCGTGTAAGCTTCCTTCTGTTCAGAAGTTAGACAACTAACAAATTGGTCATGCGTTTTCTCCATTTCATCCTTATCATAATTTAGTTCATCTGCAACAAACTGGTTTTCAAATCTGAACGTTTCTGAAAAAATGGGATAAGGCAAGCTTGGGCATTCTTTAAGGGACCTTCCATTCAATTGCAAGAGCTTCTCTATTTCTATTAGGCATAAATTCATCAAATCGGAATCACTGATTTGGAGATCTGCAAATTTATAATTAGATTAGAGTAGATCATTGACAGCAATTAATAAGTTCagtaattcataaaaaaatacctgGCATATTAAGAGACTTTCTCCTGTGGTATAAAATACCATCGCTTAAAAATCTCCATGTTTTATCCCATACTTCTCTTGGCTTGttcatttggtttgtagatAGCAATGTAACAAATAAATCTCTCATATAGATGCCTGAACCAAATTCACTTACATGAGCAAATCCATCAATATACTCTCTCTCATCTTCCATTAGACCCATGGCAATTTTAAACACAACTTATTATCTCCAAGCAATTTTATAATATTCTACTGCTTCAGGAAAAAAGATAAAATGCCAACCAATTGATAATTGTTATTGATAATTGTTATTCTTGAGTTTCAAAAGGCATGTTGTTTGTAATTGTTATTTATTTGAATTTCAAAGTCAAAGTATTTCAATACGTAAAAAATTAACTCATTTTTGAAATATTCAGCCTGACATAAAGAGACAGGTTTACCCACAGACCAAATAATACCAATAACCATAATATAAATAAACTTATAACACATAAGAAAATAGAGATCATGGAAAACACATCACCGTTGAGaacatgaaaattaaatataGCTATGATCCAAAATGATGAAAGCAAATATCATAGCAATGTCATTACAACCATCAAGCTCAGCACAATGAGCAACTTGAGACATAAttcaacaaaagaaacaaaataacTAAGGTTCTTAAAAGGGAAATTCATGGGTCAAAGACCCCAATAAaacaccaaaaaacaaaaaacaactcCAAAAAACATCGTGATCTTTCACATCTTCTCCTGCTTAACAATCTTCAACGACTTCTTGGTTCCAACTCCATTTGCAAGGGCATCAACATCAACAGGGACAGGACGCTTGGATGGAGGAGAATCATTGTTTCCAGCCTGAAGGGGGACTTTAGATAATACATTGTCAGGAAGTGCAGCTTCAATCTTGTCAACAACATCACAAACCTTCacctaaaaaaaagaaaaaaccaattagaacatatagataagataaaataaaattaataaacttAACATAAGCATTCGAGAAACTGCACCACATTATTCTCATCCGGAGGAGAAGTTTCTTTCAGGTTTGCCACAGAATTAACCTTCATTCCAGCCCCTGTTTTTTGCTTAAGATTCACATCAACCTCACTAACATCAGTctggaaaatataaaaaatcagAATTAACAgttatgtaatttttaaatgaaAGAAGATCAAGAATTACAAACAATAAGCAATCAAAGCACCAGTTCAGCGTTCTTGGAAATAGAGGATACAATATCAACTTGGACAGATTCATTGTTAGTAACTACAGCTTCAATAGTTTGTTCAACTTGGTCTTCCTTAACCTGAAATTAATTCAGTTAGAACATGAATcagaaaaactaaaattaagGGATTTGAAATAGAAGATTAGTTAACCAAACCACCTTCCTAACATCTTGGGGAGTAGTTTCCTGAGCAACGGAGGATACAGGTTCAACTTTGACAGAAACAGGTGCAGGTTCTTCCTTAACAACAGATGGCAACTTAGTGTCAAAACTTCCAGCTCCAACAGATTTTGATACGTTAGCCCCATTGAGAACCTAAGTTATGAAATACATATCAATCAGCAAGGCTACAAAATCAATCATACTCAGCAAACAAATGAGCCTCCTAGCGTAGATAGAATGTAGTTTACCTTGTCTTTGTATTTAATTTCTGGCTTCCAAACATGAGATTTTCGATTGGATGAGAACTGCATCTTCAATTCAGCAACAGAAGCCAAAACAATTGAACCTTCTTGAGTGTCCTTACTTAAATCAACGACAGGAGAATTCAATGAATTCCCAACATTAGGATCACCAGCCCCGTTAAACTCTTCACTAAGATTctaaaatgaaattgaatacaCATGGTATGAGATCACCGAAtgctcaagaaaaaaaaatgacaatgaaaataaaaattatagattAGACATCAAGCAACCTTTGAAAAACTTGAAGAAGATCCTTCTGGCATAGTGCTCGAGCTAGGAGTTGACATTAAATAGAGAGGGGAACCATCTATCTGGGGGTTTAAAATCTTAAACTGGGAAATCACATCAGGATCTGCACATATTCTTTTCACTCTATATGATGGCTCAAACCAAGTGTTGGAACTATTGTCTACCTCAATCTTGAATAAAAAAGTTTTGTCAATCAAACTCAAAATTTCCAATGGAACTTGGGGATCATTTGGGTCCTGCAAATTAATAGAAAAGTCATAAATAAATCAAGGACTATTATTTAAAATCAATAATAAAGAACGTTTAGGAATGTTACCTTATGAGATTTTTCAACCAACTCAGAACATGGTTTGTTCATCAGATTATAAGCTTCTTGATCAAAGAGCACAAAAGTAGTAGAATCCTTTGCATCCATAACTCTGAGGCGAATTTTGTACTTTGGAATGGCTGTAACAACATGACGAACGCAAGACTCACAGAAGTACATGTCTTCTGCGGGGTAAACCTTTTTGTTACACTTGCAAGCAGGATAATACCAACTGTTATCATCGGGGATGAACTTAACAGTGGCAAGAACCACACAAACTGATTTCTGAAAACACAAATAGGATAAACTAagtataaatttttttacaattacaAAAAAATGACTCTGTTTTAAAAACTAATACAATTAAGACAATAGTGCAAAAAACCCTCAGAAATCAAACCTCAACCGAATCTTTAATTTGTTCAATTGTTCTCCCCTCATTTTGACGTAGAAAATCCTCTGCAGGTGACAACTTTCCAGAATCTTGAAGCTGGCTCAGGACTTGAGAAGCAGGATCATTGGTCTCAAAAAACCTATAACCACATTTATAATATTAGCCATGATACAGACATGAAATGAAGAACACAAAACAGATAGTAACCTTGCTCGAAGAGGAGCAGCCTCCTCAACTGCAGGGTTAAACAAAATCCTTGTAGCGCCATAAACATTCTGAATGCTAGCCTTCCCTGTAAACGATATAAAAGAAAATTCAGAATTGCAGAAAAGGAATAATTAATGATAGGCAGATTAAATAAATACCTTTGAAAGGTTTGATCTTGGCAAATTGAATTACAACAACTGCATTAGTCATATCACCAGAAGCCAACTGACCAACTATTTCATCCacatattttccaaaaaaagCAGTTTCAATTCGAACCCTaaagaaaaacaacaaaaaaataaacaaacattGCAAACACAACTAAATATAGGTTGCAAGGAAATAAACAGATTGAAACATACCCTTCCTGATCAAGTTCTAATGTAATCCTCTTTTGCACTCTTCCATGTTTTTCGAACTCCTGCTCCCCGGACGACCCTGTCAAGATACCTATCACATCTGCCAAGatccaaaaagaaaaataagtcaggGAGAGCAAAAACATGgaaaaaaaacaacaattaCAGTCAAAAGGAAACAAAAACCTATAAGGTAGGACGTGTCTGGTTCTTTGAAAACAACATCACATAAAGGCATGAAAGAGAATGGGTTTCCAGTGATGTTGGTGGTTGTCAGAATCCTCACGGTTGTATGCATCTGGAAATTGACCTTGTAGGGGTGGGGGGTCGTCCTGAAATCACCTCCGTTCTCACAAACACCAAAAAATGATATCTGATAGACCCGGCCCTCAGTTAGCAAATTTTGGAATCTATAGACCAAGGTTCGCCTTATGGAAGCATGAATTTTAGCACCCTGAAAACATAAATGAATAAACAAACCATTAGAAAATATAGAGAATAACAATACTGAATGAAAGGGGATGGAACAAATTGAAACCTTTGGATCCATGAAAACCATCTCTAAAGACGACGACAGTTTAGATCCAGAATAGCTTGGAGTTAACCAAAGACGAATGACCTTCACCACGATAGACCACGTTTCTTTCGAAACATCAATGCTGGAAACATCATCAACCCTAAGAGACATGGCGAAAAAGCTTGAAAAGGGATTAGGAAGAATTTTTCGAATAGGGTTTCTGGGTCTGAGTTTGAGAAATCAAACCCTTTTATAGAAGAGATGGAGTGACATaacaatttgaatttgaaacagCAGAAGctgaaaaatcaaagaaaaacaaTCATGGTTTGGGAACAAATGCACCAAATTGTTTTctaaaaaacagaaaacaaatttTGGTTGGTGAGAATAACATTGGGTGAACAAAATGGGCGGCGAAGCCATCAATAACAGAGGAAGAATGCGGTTGTGCACGGCAAAACCGAGAAAGAATGAACAAAATCGAGGAAAAATAAGAAGGGAAAATGTAAAGAgggagaaaaaaagaagaatgagaagaggCACCGGTGGTTGGGAGGGGGAAAAAGAGAAACGCATTGATGGCATAGAAGGTGAGAGAAGGTTTTTAGAATAAACTGTATTAAAATAATGGGTGAGTGAATAAAATATTGCAGTTTATTCAGATGAGGGAAATAAAATATTGCCAAAAATTTGTGGAGCTGACACACCAGCTAACAACTTCTTAGAATGATTCtgttttaatatatgtattgattttgaagaggtttaatgtatcatataaattattaatttatatattaatcTTCTAGGTTTCTAGGGATGCGAAATCATTTATTAGagttttataataaaatatttctaaCATTTCGCTTCAACAATAAGATAGTTAATTATTCAatctaacttttttttgttcATTATTCATCTAACTTATAACAATCCATAGTATATACATTCAGGAAAAGATCTCAGTCCAGTCATCGCATACGTGACATCTACTGATTGGTTAATATCATGAAAAATCCTACATGGCACTCAATCCTTCATTCCTCTTATCCTACACCTTTCTCCTTATCTTCACTCATCTCTTCTTAATCCCATTTATTCTAAACGCGTTTTCCCCCTCTCTCATCAGCGTAACCTCCTCTGCCGTTTTACCCCTGCAATTCATCTATTCCAGAAATTCATCACCGTCTGCGATTTCCAGATTCATAAGCCCTTGAATCGAAACCTAAAGGGCTTCCAGATTTCCTTTTTTTCCCCTCTCATCCAGATTCTAACCATTCTTCGCTTCAATCGCATCTCTCATAGCCTGCTCCGATGCAAACGTCGCACATCCACCCTCGACCTTCCAGTCTCACGATCATTGATTTCATCCCCTCGACCTTCCAATTCCATCGACCTTCAATTGCATCTCTCATGGCCGTTCTCTCAATCGCATCTCTCATACTGGTTGCAAGAATAATTTAGGGCATTTCACCAGGTATGAATTTCATGCTCATTGGTTTCATCTCTTCTACAGTATTTCTTTAGCTTCTCTATGGTTTCATGATGGTTTCAACATTATTCGTTGGATTTTACATCATAAATTCGTTTAAgaaattgatttaaaaatacaaaattagaaggagaagaagactCGCGTGTTGAAATCTTCAACATccaattaattaaatttgagcACTGAATATTCTCCCTAAAATTGAACAAGTTGAAGTGTGGAATTATTGTTTGATTTTGGCATGATTTGCAGGTTCCTTGCATCATCATGTTATGTAACTAACTAACTACTCATAGGCTTAAGAAAAGTTCAAAGACAACTATCTATCAGTACATGATAATAAAAGGGCATCAGCACTACATCAGTCAAGTA from Lotus japonicus ecotype B-129 chromosome 2, LjGifu_v1.2 includes:
- the LOC130740691 gene encoding S-adenosyl-L-methionine:benzoic acid/salicylic acid carboxyl methyltransferase 2-like — protein: MDVAQVLHMNGGSGDTSYAKNSLPQQKAISLTKAMREEALTSLYLKKAPRILSIADLGCSSGPNTLMVLSELVKTVENLCRKMKHKSPEYQFFMNDLPVNDFNNIFKSLDSYKEKLSDELGAEIGPCFFTGVPGSFYGRIFPTKTLHFVHSSYSLQWLSRVPRGVENNKGNIYMACTSPSSVLKAYYEQFQKDFSLFLKFRAEELVEGGCMVLTFLGRKSEERYSKECCYIWGLLALALNDMVSEGKINEEQLDTFNIPQYTPSPSEVKLEVLKEGSFTITCLEVSRVHWNGHDDDDDWNNAFDSESLNNVAGYNVAKCMRAVAEPLLISHFGEAVDIEEVFRRYQAILTDRMSKERTEFINVTISMTRKD
- the LOC130735824 gene encoding uncharacterized protein LOC130735824 — protein: MLSMIPGEETEYLSYDTPCRSDEDSDIDPEWFTSEFLNDVKCSGIPNHRIILKVGVPIMLMRNLDQASGLCNGTRLMVTDLTPYIIVATALSGLKSGKPVYIPRMSLTPSDTGLPFKFQRRQFPITVCFAMTINKSQGQSLSHVGLYLPRPVFTHGQLYVAVSRVKSRKGLKIFIVDDKGVVSNSTRNVVYEEVFQNI
- the LOC130735825 gene encoding uncharacterized protein LOC130735825 isoform X1 — protein: MSLRVDDVSSIDVSKETWSIVVKVIRLWLTPSYSGSKLSSSLEMVFMDPKGAKIHASIRRTLVYRFQNLLTEGRVYQISFFGVCENGGDFRTTPHPYKVNFQMHTTVRILTTTNITGNPFSFMPLCDVVFKEPDTSYLIDVIGILTGSSGEQEFEKHGRVQKRITLELDQEGVRIETAFFGKYVDEIVGQLASGDMTNAVVVIQFAKIKPFKGKASIQNVYGATRILFNPAVEEAAPLRARFFETNDPASQVLSQLQDSGKLSPAEDFLRQNEGRTIEQIKDSVEKSVCVVLATVKFIPDDNSWYYPACKCNKKVYPAEDMYFCESCVRHVVTAIPKYKIRLRVMDAKDSTTFVLFDQEAYNLMNKPCSELVEKSHKDPNDPQVPLEILSLIDKTFLFKIEVDNSSNTWFEPSYRVKRICADPDVISQFKILNPQIDGSPLYLMSTPSSSTMPEGSSSSFSKNLSEEFNGAGDPNVGNSLNSPVVDLSKDTQEGSIVLASVAELKMQFSSNRKSHVWKPEIKYKDKVLNGANVSKSVGAGSFDTKLPSVVKEEPAPVSVKVEPVSSVAQETTPQDVRKVKEDQVEQTIEAVVTNNESVQVDIVSSISKNAELTDVSEVDVNLKQKTGAGMKVNSVANLKETSPPDENNVVKVCDVVDKIEAALPDNVLSKVPLQAGNNDSPPSKRPVPVDVDALANGVGTKKSLKIVKQEKM
- the LOC130735825 gene encoding uncharacterized protein LOC130735825 isoform X2, whose protein sequence is MSLRVDDVSSIDVSKETWSIVVKVIRLWLTPSYSGSKLSSSLEMVFMDPKGAKIHASIRRTLVYRFQNLLTEGRVYQISFFGVCENGGDFRTTPHPYKVNFQMHTTVRILTTTNITGNPFSFMPLCDVVFKEPDTSYLIDVIGILTGSSGEQEFEKHGRVQKRITLELDQEGVRIETAFFGKYVDEIVGQLASGDMTNAVVVIQFAKIKPFKGKASIQNVYGATRILFNPAVEEAAPLRARFFETNDPASQVLSQLQDSGKLSPAEDFLRQNEGRTIEQIKDSVEKSVCVVLATVKFIPDDNSWYYPACKCNKKVYPAEDMYFCESCVRHVVTAIPKYKIRLRVMDAKDSTTFVLFDQEAYNLMNKPCSELVEKSHKDPNDPQVPLEILSLIDKTFLFKIEVDNSSNTWFEPSYRVKRICADPDVISQFKILNPQIDGSPLYLMSTPSSSTMPEGSSSSFSKNLSEEFNGAGDPNVGNSLNSPVVDLSKDTQEGSIVLASVAELKMQFSSNRKSHVWKPEIKYKDKVLNGANVSKSVGAGSFDTKLPSVVKEEPAPVSVKVEPVSSVAQETTPQDVRKVKEDQVEQTIEAVVTNNESVQVDIVSSISKNAELTDVSEVDVNLKQKTGAGMKVNSVANLKETSPPDENNVKVCDVVDKIEAALPDNVLSKVPLQAGNNDSPPSKRPVPVDVDALANGVGTKKSLKIVKQEKM